The following are encoded in a window of Flavobacterium psychrotrophum genomic DNA:
- a CDS encoding site-specific integrase, with protein MKQLAKTKVTVRLRKAEDRKEWYVYIESYPVQVYGKDTPQRIREYLNRSVTTVEWDKKRTARTDPAGIKSYKPRRTDNGIIMCRSESDREVMLYAEGVRKIRQKEYDNIDLFSDSETQLAEQKEKGKEDFIKYLADTAAKRHARSSKSIQINWDRTKEIIKSYSSGSLMFSQINSRMAEDFKLFLLAAPLGGGKKGTISRNTAATYFSIFKAALKQAFIDGYLTVDLASKVKGIPEQESRREYLTIEELNGLASTPCEKDVLKRAALFSALTGLRHSDIQKLRWKEISLENGMAKLHFTQKKTKGVEYMPISEQAFQLCGEPRYPDQFVFEGLTDPSWISRPLKKWVESAGIKKNITFHCFRHTFATLQLSNGTDIYTVSKMLGHTNVKTTQIYAKVIDEKKNRASQAIQLESLKKKAP; from the coding sequence ATGAAACAATTAGCAAAAACCAAGGTGACTGTACGTCTTCGAAAAGCAGAAGACCGAAAAGAATGGTATGTTTACATAGAAAGTTATCCTGTTCAAGTTTACGGAAAGGATACTCCGCAAAGGATCCGTGAATATTTAAACAGATCAGTAACAACTGTGGAGTGGGACAAAAAAAGAACTGCCCGTACAGATCCGGCGGGCATAAAATCCTATAAGCCAAGACGTACCGATAACGGAATAATTATGTGTAGAAGTGAGAGCGACCGCGAGGTAATGCTTTATGCTGAAGGAGTGCGTAAAATTCGGCAGAAAGAATACGACAACATAGATTTGTTCAGTGACTCTGAGACCCAATTGGCTGAACAGAAAGAAAAAGGCAAAGAGGATTTTATTAAATACTTAGCTGACACTGCGGCCAAAAGGCACGCGCGAAGTTCAAAATCTATTCAGATTAATTGGGATCGGACCAAAGAGATTATAAAAAGCTATTCATCAGGCAGCCTCATGTTTTCGCAGATTAACAGCAGAATGGCGGAAGATTTTAAACTGTTTTTGCTGGCTGCACCGCTTGGAGGAGGCAAGAAGGGAACCATTTCACGCAACACTGCGGCAACATATTTTTCTATATTTAAAGCAGCTTTGAAGCAAGCTTTTATCGACGGATATCTAACCGTTGATTTAGCTTCAAAAGTAAAGGGCATCCCGGAACAGGAATCAAGACGCGAATATCTTACCATTGAAGAATTGAACGGGTTGGCATCAACGCCATGTGAAAAGGATGTCCTTAAAAGGGCGGCGCTTTTCTCAGCGCTTACAGGTCTGAGGCATTCGGACATTCAGAAGCTACGCTGGAAAGAGATTAGTCTGGAAAACGGTATGGCTAAACTGCATTTCACCCAGAAAAAGACAAAGGGTGTCGAATATATGCCTATTTCTGAGCAGGCTTTCCAGCTCTGCGGAGAACCACGATATCCCGATCAGTTTGTTTTTGAAGGTCTTACAGACCCATCATGGATTTCAAGACCTCTGAAAAAATGGGTGGAGTCTGCAGGTATTAAAAAAAATATCACTTTCCACTGTTTCCGCCACACGTTTGCAACATTGCAGCTGTCCAACGGAACAGACATTTATACAGTCAGTAAAATGCTGGGGCATACCAATGTAAAAACTACTCAAATCTACGCAAAAGTGATAGATGAGAAGAAAAACAGAGCTTCGCAGGCAATACAGTTGGAATCTTTAAAGAAGAAAGCGCCATGA
- a CDS encoding helix-turn-helix domain-containing protein, whose amino-acid sequence MDINEISFENLPKAVAHLVKEIGEIKLLIQNVQVFESKELSIPIGIEEASQLIGKAKATIYALVRQRKIPSYKYGKKLYFFKEELLEWISKGKKKTIQEIESEVWKYSYNRNKNNFRQ is encoded by the coding sequence ATGGACATCAATGAAATCTCTTTTGAGAACCTGCCCAAAGCAGTTGCACACTTAGTGAAAGAAATTGGCGAGATTAAGCTTCTAATTCAGAATGTTCAGGTATTTGAATCTAAAGAATTAAGTATTCCTATTGGTATTGAAGAAGCAAGCCAGTTGATTGGAAAAGCAAAAGCTACAATTTACGCTCTTGTAAGGCAGAGAAAGATTCCCTCCTATAAATATGGTAAAAAACTGTATTTTTTTAAAGAAGAACTCTTAGAATGGATTTCAAAAGGAAAAAAGAAAACAATACAAGAAATTGAATCTGAAGTATGGAAATACAGTTATAATCGAAATAAAAATAATTTCCGGCAGTAA
- a CDS encoding ATP-dependent nuclease, protein MYLHNIKIWNFRKVGTSDKSGEIRIDNPGIDLTLNPHLNVLIGENNSGKTTIVDAIRLVLGSQAFDYYKVEDKDFHFGAAGRSREMRIECTIKGFDADEAGAFLEWISFDEKKKFELRVWLYAYVRDNRVIVNVKAGADSEGTFMDAAAKDLLRLTYLKPLRDAESELSPGYKSRLAQILINDPLFKDQFGPENQKLKHTLEKYVSNANKLIRDYFTLDSLDKDDIHEILEGTSGGKALKDKLEGFLNEFFHIDESQDPYFHISGSELASILRRLGLSLEENRSGLGALNKLFIAAELLLLQGKGFSGLRLLMVEELEAHLHPQAQVRVINALQNTRRDFNNQFILTTHSTTLASKLELNNFILTHSGQAFSLGHGQTGLYVDDYEFLERFLDATQANLFFAKGVLLVEGAGENILVPAIAEIIGRPLDKYGVSVVSVGSKAFLRYSKIFKRNDEATLPIKVAIITDLDIEQIDVGNGTIQSKKRGKMKLVPNAVEESKKLVSQYDSEDGRIKTYHSPLWTMEYDLATGNFAEYMNCATYIAQLAKSRIASHNFKGITNHEAFVRIRKARDFYGKWQEKNLSQEAIAFRIYERLANNKASKAVTAQWLAKMLLWHKSKVKELLLADPNFKYITDAIYHVTKPADGNNGK, encoded by the coding sequence ATGTATCTGCATAATATTAAAATATGGAATTTCCGTAAAGTTGGTACTTCAGACAAATCAGGGGAAATCAGAATAGATAATCCGGGAATAGACCTGACATTAAATCCTCACTTAAATGTGCTGATAGGAGAAAATAATTCTGGAAAAACAACCATTGTGGATGCTATCCGTTTGGTATTGGGAAGTCAAGCATTTGATTATTATAAAGTAGAGGACAAGGACTTTCATTTTGGTGCTGCAGGCAGGTCCAGAGAGATGCGTATTGAATGCACAATCAAGGGATTTGACGCGGATGAAGCAGGAGCTTTTCTCGAATGGATTAGTTTTGATGAGAAGAAAAAATTTGAATTAAGAGTATGGCTGTATGCCTATGTAAGAGATAATCGGGTGATAGTTAATGTTAAAGCCGGAGCTGACAGCGAAGGCACATTCATGGATGCAGCTGCAAAAGATCTTTTACGTTTAACCTATCTCAAACCGCTAAGGGATGCTGAGAGTGAACTTTCGCCTGGCTATAAATCACGCCTGGCACAAATTTTAATTAATGATCCGCTGTTTAAAGACCAATTTGGCCCAGAAAATCAGAAGCTGAAACATACCTTAGAGAAATATGTATCCAATGCCAATAAACTTATCAGAGATTATTTTACATTGGATTCGCTGGATAAGGATGATATACATGAGATTTTAGAAGGGACTTCCGGAGGTAAAGCCTTAAAAGATAAATTGGAAGGATTTCTTAATGAATTTTTTCATATTGATGAAAGCCAGGATCCCTACTTCCACATTTCGGGATCCGAGCTTGCCAGCATCCTAAGGAGGCTAGGTTTGTCCTTAGAAGAAAACAGATCCGGTTTAGGCGCATTAAACAAACTTTTTATTGCTGCTGAGTTGCTTTTGTTGCAGGGGAAAGGATTTAGCGGCTTAAGGCTGCTGATGGTCGAAGAGCTTGAAGCGCACCTTCATCCCCAAGCTCAGGTCAGGGTCATCAATGCATTGCAGAATACGAGGCGCGATTTTAACAACCAGTTTATTTTGACGACGCATAGTACAACGCTCGCTTCGAAGCTGGAGCTGAATAATTTTATCTTAACACATTCAGGTCAGGCATTTTCACTTGGGCATGGACAGACAGGATTGTATGTAGACGATTACGAATTTTTAGAAAGATTTTTGGATGCTACTCAGGCTAACCTTTTTTTTGCAAAAGGCGTGTTATTAGTGGAAGGTGCTGGAGAAAATATATTAGTCCCCGCAATTGCAGAAATCATCGGACGTCCATTGGACAAGTATGGTGTCTCTGTAGTCAGTGTAGGAAGCAAAGCATTTCTACGTTATTCAAAAATTTTTAAAAGAAATGATGAGGCTACACTTCCCATTAAAGTAGCCATAATCACCGACCTGGATATCGAACAGATTGATGTTGGCAATGGTACAATACAATCTAAGAAACGCGGGAAAATGAAACTAGTGCCCAATGCCGTGGAAGAATCGAAAAAGCTGGTTTCCCAATATGATTCAGAAGATGGGCGGATCAAAACATATCATTCGCCACTTTGGACAATGGAATACGATTTAGCTACCGGGAATTTTGCTGAATATATGAACTGTGCGACCTACATTGCCCAACTTGCCAAGTCGCGAATTGCAAGCCATAATTTTAAAGGCATAACAAATCACGAAGCCTTTGTCAGGATAAGAAAAGCCAGAGATTTTTACGGAAAGTGGCAAGAAAAAAATTTAAGCCAGGAAGCTATAGCTTTTAGGATTTATGAAAGGTTAGCTAACAATAAAGCTTCTAAAGCTGTTACAGCACAGTGGCTGGCTAAGATGCTGCTGTGGCATAAATCAAAAGTGAAGGAGCTCCTGCTGGCAGATCCCAATTTTAAGTATATAACGGATGCAATTTACCATGTAACAAAACCTGCTGATGGAAATAACGGAAAATGA
- a CDS encoding UvrD-helicase domain-containing protein, translated as MEITENDIKRVETIFFKGKGTFEDTKGERYKFISAIDQSLDVEACPGSGKTTALLAKLYLLSEKMSSGSNGAICVLTHTNVGIDEIKKNLGDRASKLFSYPNFFGTIQSFVDRFLCMPYYNDFNESRIAIIDSDRAHSRLLTSFVKNVRYELLTKVRSYLHANHDIAYKLTIRKIASEPVLVKGVDGGKIEIKKPKKGKGKVADWTDEEKKEIYDALFSLKTTVLKSGVLSYNDAYFYANEYLINYPHVEEAFSSRFSHVFIDEMQDTSSYQHFIIKKLFTNSIVQKIGDSNQAILTNNEDISDWSYSERMEITGSRRFSQPIAKILRTVALNSQPELDGVQDVEIPPYIITYVPGKESMVLDKFCQLVYANGLGNQEDYKYPVKAVGWVGKEKDGLTINSYFHSFGKESRGRSRLMSLSAAVSECDFSDPGNVQDTIINCCLEIIRRCDKPIATAGGKRVQSKTSFINFLNLRHPGFLKLLMANIATWSAEGAVGKDPIVKVRAFLKDTFIPTVEITASKFATTFIDTEVADNEKENHSNIYYSDNPAYKHIPIEIATVHAVKGETHRATLYLETYFHKSCGSYLMDQLAGVPYKSKGKGQSRKEMCLKVAHVGMSRPTHLLCIAINKAMVDENHKRLEDHGWKIV; from the coding sequence ATGGAAATAACGGAAAATGACATAAAAAGGGTTGAAACCATATTCTTTAAGGGCAAAGGCACATTTGAAGACACCAAAGGCGAACGTTACAAATTTATCTCAGCCATTGATCAGTCACTGGATGTTGAGGCATGTCCTGGCAGTGGAAAAACTACGGCTTTGCTGGCCAAACTGTATTTACTTTCGGAAAAGATGTCATCTGGATCCAACGGCGCCATTTGCGTTCTGACACATACGAATGTTGGTATAGATGAAATTAAAAAGAATTTGGGTGATCGCGCCAGCAAACTTTTCAGCTATCCGAATTTTTTCGGAACAATTCAGTCTTTTGTAGATAGGTTTCTTTGCATGCCTTACTATAACGATTTTAATGAAAGCCGTATCGCTATAATAGATTCTGACCGTGCTCACAGCAGGCTATTAACTTCCTTCGTGAAAAACGTACGCTATGAACTTTTAACGAAGGTGAGATCTTATCTTCATGCAAATCATGATATTGCCTATAAATTGACGATAAGAAAAATTGCTTCAGAGCCCGTGCTTGTTAAAGGTGTTGATGGCGGGAAGATCGAGATAAAGAAGCCGAAAAAAGGGAAAGGAAAGGTAGCCGATTGGACTGATGAGGAAAAGAAGGAAATATATGATGCCCTCTTTAGTTTAAAAACCACGGTACTCAAAAGTGGTGTCCTATCGTATAATGATGCTTATTTCTATGCCAATGAATATTTGATTAATTATCCTCACGTAGAAGAAGCGTTCTCAAGCCGTTTTTCGCACGTTTTCATTGATGAGATGCAGGATACCAGCAGCTATCAGCATTTCATTATAAAGAAGTTGTTCACTAATTCAATTGTTCAGAAGATAGGTGATTCAAATCAGGCGATATTGACCAACAATGAAGATATCAGCGATTGGTCGTATTCAGAGCGAATGGAAATAACCGGTTCGCGGCGGTTTTCGCAGCCGATAGCAAAAATTTTGCGTACCGTGGCATTGAATAGCCAACCAGAATTAGATGGGGTCCAAGATGTAGAAATACCTCCTTATATAATTACATATGTGCCGGGGAAAGAGTCCATGGTATTAGATAAATTCTGTCAACTGGTGTACGCAAACGGGCTAGGGAATCAGGAAGATTATAAATATCCGGTCAAAGCTGTCGGATGGGTTGGAAAAGAGAAGGATGGTTTAACAATAAACAGTTATTTTCACTCATTTGGAAAGGAAAGTCGTGGTAGAAGCAGATTAATGTCTTTATCAGCAGCAGTAAGTGAATGTGATTTTTCAGATCCTGGAAATGTGCAGGATACTATCATCAACTGTTGCCTTGAGATTATCCGGCGTTGTGATAAGCCAATTGCAACTGCTGGCGGGAAACGCGTGCAAAGCAAAACTTCTTTCATAAACTTCCTGAATTTGAGACATCCGGGGTTTTTAAAACTACTGATGGCTAATATCGCAACTTGGTCGGCTGAAGGTGCAGTAGGAAAAGACCCTATTGTGAAGGTAAGAGCTTTCTTGAAAGATACATTTATACCGACAGTTGAAATTACAGCCAGTAAATTCGCAACAACATTTATAGATACAGAAGTGGCGGACAACGAGAAGGAAAACCATAGTAACATCTACTATTCTGATAACCCGGCTTATAAACATATTCCCATCGAAATCGCTACGGTGCATGCAGTAAAGGGTGAAACCCACCGTGCGACACTGTATTTGGAGACATACTTCCACAAATCTTGCGGCTCTTATCTTATGGATCAGCTAGCGGGCGTGCCTTATAAAAGCAAAGGGAAGGGGCAAAGCCGTAAAGAGATGTGCCTGAAAGTGGCTCACGTGGGAATGTCACGTCCAACCCACTTGCTGTGCATTGCCATTAATAAGGCAATGGTTGATGAAAACCATAAACGTCTGGAAGACCATGGCTGGAAAATCGTTTAA
- a CDS encoding condensin complex protein MksE, which yields MTFPDNHKEIVRMLMDGKFITADDTLFESLDKKRDFYKGFFLQSFGYELIITLDYIYLVSDETQENTSRDIAIFFAILCYELDKDGKNFLTELRHAEFHLDDIADYFKKSSWTDVINANKQLNTPENVRRFVSTILTKRNIAIRQGNERYTFTKAHKLFIDFAKELASNTQNESNTDMH from the coding sequence ATGACATTCCCGGATAACCATAAAGAGATTGTAAGGATGCTGATGGACGGTAAATTCATTACCGCAGATGATACGCTGTTCGAAAGCCTTGATAAAAAAAGGGATTTCTACAAAGGTTTCTTCCTGCAGTCCTTCGGCTATGAACTGATTATAACCCTCGATTATATCTATCTTGTATCGGACGAAACACAGGAAAATACCTCAAGGGATATCGCCATATTCTTTGCCATTCTATGCTATGAACTCGATAAGGACGGTAAAAATTTCCTCACCGAACTACGCCATGCCGAGTTTCACCTGGACGATATTGCCGACTATTTCAAGAAATCCTCATGGACCGATGTAATAAACGCAAACAAACAACTTAACACGCCGGAGAACGTACGCAGGTTTGTAAGCACCATACTGACAAAAAGGAATATCGCCATAAGGCAGGGCAACGAGCGGTATACCTTTACCAAGGCCCACAAGCTCTTCATCGATTTTGCCAAAGAGCTGGCTAGTAATACTCAGAACGAGAGCAATACGGACATGCATTAA
- a CDS encoding ATP-binding protein — MLRRIVILNSSLYAKADINLHECDSLQIVGPNNIGKSTLIYALNFLYVVDGKKMTFSGGRTGDKATFNHYFPSINSSAIIFEIFKKRYYCILVRKNAEGTLDYYKIDSDYKEQHYFDTLEEGLQMKKIENVFSEFMTSSVKYIKFPNRRDLFNFIYQKGKRTDSVVWLNDGVSNDQREISNNFSKIYRYLINSALIDSSTLKEALIISDNKENEGVTFSKKNQRDIQTLLKLNHELKVYRSIEKNFLDFKELVNQYRVKSQILSETVYAFDSEYVSVIETLRASIGQKTQQVTGHRMQLDNDLLPRQAVLNQKLGSLGTQIPQKEALIYSLEQKIKMIQSYEDLDFLRQSIENLDKERKEIESHITQIEFQDLKSRDIESKIQKLLRHALELEQKINSYSNLLIHQISDNAEDRELLNALFSNEITKLDAGHLVEKISGTADIMRVFDGALSLPKDLKRIPIPSVEELKTQLQATLKEKENNERLLPIAKNLEESRRKLATVQQSIKELETKIAEIESLPAIQGNLEQENAAISGLKNEKEMAGKDLGITNQAITSTSKAMEQLNAEIARDNQRVTELGKWKLAVEQSGIVPIACQSQESIDQLYKNFERNFSERNDIKGKKERLFDNLKNRTDSVVGSEEAFIKLIDNELVTINDKQKSIDELLQNIATQFSIPCKTLHSKFQEFEAFINNQFNSKIRKIKISDIDSLSIEIIPNKKILDDLEKIMEIRDLTMEIIFDDQSENLNILNRFLDTQSTIAFKDLFDFKLHLEKKGVHKVVDPNRQVESDGTDKMIRLVLMMSIINQLVVSDPENKIVLFVDEIGTIDEANRLEILRYCKENNFVPISAAPLHPYDGFDKYYLIRRSPGQIVVSENNGNVISRKQRG, encoded by the coding sequence GCGATAAAGCGACATTCAACCATTACTTTCCAAGCATAAACTCAAGTGCGATTATCTTCGAAATTTTCAAAAAAAGATATTATTGTATCTTGGTCCGCAAAAATGCCGAAGGGACTCTGGACTATTATAAAATTGACAGCGATTACAAAGAGCAGCATTACTTTGATACCCTTGAAGAAGGACTTCAGATGAAGAAAATAGAAAATGTCTTTTCTGAATTCATGACATCAAGCGTCAAGTACATCAAATTCCCAAACCGCAGGGACCTGTTCAATTTCATATACCAGAAAGGCAAGCGTACCGATAGCGTGGTATGGCTCAACGACGGCGTGTCAAACGACCAAAGGGAAATCAGCAACAACTTCTCAAAAATCTACCGCTACCTCATTAACTCAGCGCTCATCGATAGCTCAACCCTAAAGGAAGCCCTGATCATCTCCGATAACAAAGAAAACGAAGGCGTAACGTTCTCAAAGAAAAACCAAAGGGACATCCAGACCCTCTTAAAGCTCAACCACGAACTTAAAGTGTACCGGAGTATTGAAAAGAACTTTCTCGACTTCAAAGAACTGGTAAACCAATACCGCGTCAAAAGCCAGATCCTTTCTGAAACGGTATATGCCTTTGATTCGGAGTATGTGAGCGTTATTGAAACACTCAGGGCATCTATCGGACAAAAAACACAGCAGGTAACCGGACACAGGATGCAACTGGACAATGATTTGCTGCCACGGCAGGCAGTCCTCAACCAGAAACTGGGAAGCCTGGGGACACAGATACCCCAAAAAGAAGCCCTGATATACAGCCTTGAGCAAAAAATAAAGATGATACAATCCTATGAAGACCTAGATTTCCTCAGGCAATCCATCGAAAACCTTGACAAGGAGCGTAAAGAAATTGAAAGCCATATCACCCAGATTGAATTCCAGGATCTGAAAAGCAGGGACATTGAATCTAAAATTCAAAAACTGCTGCGGCATGCACTGGAACTGGAACAAAAAATAAACTCCTACTCAAACCTGCTCATCCACCAGATTAGCGACAATGCCGAGGACAGGGAACTCCTCAACGCGCTTTTCTCTAACGAGATTACAAAGCTTGACGCCGGGCACCTGGTAGAGAAAATTAGCGGGACCGCTGACATCATGCGGGTCTTTGACGGGGCATTATCATTGCCTAAAGACCTGAAACGTATCCCAATACCTTCGGTTGAAGAACTAAAGACACAGCTTCAGGCAACCCTGAAAGAAAAGGAAAACAACGAGCGCCTGCTGCCGATTGCTAAAAACCTAGAAGAATCACGCCGGAAACTTGCCACGGTGCAACAAAGCATAAAAGAACTGGAGACAAAAATCGCCGAGATTGAAAGCCTGCCGGCAATCCAGGGAAACCTGGAGCAGGAAAATGCTGCGATCTCCGGTTTAAAAAACGAAAAAGAAATGGCCGGCAAGGACCTTGGTATCACCAACCAGGCCATAACCAGCACCTCGAAAGCCATGGAACAGCTCAATGCCGAAATAGCACGGGACAACCAACGGGTTACCGAACTGGGAAAATGGAAACTGGCCGTTGAGCAGTCAGGCATTGTTCCTATAGCCTGCCAATCCCAGGAATCCATTGACCAACTCTATAAAAATTTCGAGCGTAACTTTTCGGAACGCAATGATATTAAGGGTAAAAAAGAACGGTTGTTCGACAACCTGAAAAACCGTACCGATAGCGTGGTGGGATCCGAGGAAGCCTTTATTAAACTAATTGATAATGAACTGGTCACCATCAATGACAAACAAAAAAGTATCGACGAATTGCTTCAAAATATTGCAACCCAGTTTTCAATACCCTGTAAAACGCTGCATTCTAAATTCCAAGAATTCGAAGCGTTCATCAACAATCAATTCAATTCCAAAATCAGGAAAATAAAAATATCCGATATTGATTCTCTCAGTATTGAGATCATACCCAATAAAAAAATACTCGATGACCTGGAAAAAATAATGGAAATCAGGGACCTTACCATGGAAATCATCTTCGATGACCAATCGGAAAACCTCAACATCCTTAACCGGTTCCTCGATACCCAAAGTACCATCGCTTTTAAGGACCTTTTTGATTTCAAACTGCACCTGGAAAAAAAAGGTGTCCACAAGGTTGTAGACCCCAACCGCCAGGTGGAATCTGATGGGACAGACAAAATGATACGCCTGGTGCTGATGATGTCCATTATCAACCAGCTGGTGGTCAGCGACCCCGAAAACAAAATAGTGCTCTTTGTTGATGAAATCGGTACCATAGACGAGGCCAACAGGCTCGAAATCCTCAGGTACTGTAAAGAAAACAACTTCGTGCCCATATCGGCCGCACCACTGCATCCTTATGATGGCTTTGACAAATACTACCTCATCCGCAGGAGCCCCGGGCAAATTGTGGTAAGCGAAAATAACGGTAACGTAATATCCAGAAAACAGCGCGGATAA